A window of the Phycicoccus sp. M110.8 genome harbors these coding sequences:
- a CDS encoding glycoside hydrolase — MSPVPRSRGRGARPGRRLAVVLSAGALAATGALATAAPGVAGAPAADAAAGVPSVRIQPDPSYQQPAFEGWGTSLVWFANATGDYPPAVREKLADLVFGKDGLNLNIARYNIGGGNAPDVEDYLRPGGAVQGWWKAPAGTTRTDTSWWSAEEPADWNPDADRTQRWWVDRIKAGITKWETFSNSPPWFMTESGYVSGNFDASKDQLKASSVDDFAKYLVGATTRLEQAHGISVDTIDPFNEPNTSYWGTQLGADGKPTGGRQEGAHIGPELQQEVVRALAPVLASSTTKARISAMDETNPGTFVRNWMTYPADVKASVSQMNVHTYGTAQRTAVRDLSKSDGKPLWMSEVEGSWGNGQSFTSMEPGLGMAQHMTDDLRELEPSAWVFWQPVEDYDNMKPGGESAAGANWGSIQLPFDCTAQDTLQTCPIYTNQKFNTVRNFTHYIRPGDHVVKVDDTSTVAAVRASDRTATLVHTNGAKTAQDVTVDLSKFRHIGPKAAVTAVVTDASGALVQQTPVPVEGTSATVRVPAESVTTLVVSDVRDVAKDAATFQDGHLYRFTGVQSGKSLDAEGTGLVIRGTDGASGDQLWTVTPVTTGVSNRERYQLRSLDGRQVALRDGSLVLETAQPTPDRAAQWYLSTTGDGTWTMASATGPGDIEVGGQATADGSAVGVWQPNSDTNQRWRLTDETVRGVTDVQAFTLPGLAPTLPETVVPDRAGGSARAIPVQWRAVPAVRWQRPGQVFVFGTATDPATGTEYPVRAVVTVDTVSTTQPASARTYVGGTPDLPATVQATSDRYAAEVTLPVRWDTGGATYDAVGQVTVPGTATLPDGSTVTATCVVTVTEPVEANAALAPGTTATATYTEPGYSPQGVVNGNLTDKAWSNWRSGSQRPGDTLTVTLPAPRDVSRVVTRFYQDGGNVSYATSLRVEALVDGAWKAVSGDVAVPQTGPAAPVVSVPVTPVRTTAVRVVMTASSYMTVSEVEVMAKSAAPAAP; from the coding sequence ATGAGCCCAGTTCCACGCAGCCGCGGACGCGGCGCCCGACCCGGGCGCCGGCTCGCGGTCGTCCTCTCGGCGGGTGCCCTCGCCGCCACCGGAGCCCTCGCGACCGCCGCGCCCGGCGTCGCCGGCGCCCCCGCTGCCGACGCCGCCGCAGGCGTGCCCTCCGTGCGCATCCAGCCCGACCCGTCATACCAGCAGCCCGCCTTCGAGGGCTGGGGGACGAGCCTGGTGTGGTTCGCCAACGCCACCGGCGACTACCCGCCGGCGGTCCGCGAGAAGTTGGCCGACCTCGTCTTCGGCAAGGACGGCCTCAACCTCAACATCGCCCGCTACAACATCGGCGGCGGCAACGCCCCCGACGTCGAGGACTACCTGCGGCCCGGCGGTGCCGTGCAGGGCTGGTGGAAGGCACCCGCCGGCACCACGCGTACCGACACCTCGTGGTGGTCCGCCGAGGAGCCGGCTGACTGGAACCCGGACGCCGACCGCACCCAGCGGTGGTGGGTCGACCGGATCAAGGCCGGCATCACCAAGTGGGAGACCTTCAGCAACTCCCCGCCGTGGTTCATGACCGAGTCCGGCTACGTCTCCGGCAACTTCGACGCGTCGAAGGACCAGCTCAAGGCCTCCAGCGTCGACGACTTCGCGAAGTACCTCGTGGGCGCCACCACGCGGCTCGAGCAGGCGCACGGCATCTCCGTCGACACCATCGACCCGTTCAACGAGCCCAACACGAGCTACTGGGGCACCCAGCTCGGCGCCGACGGGAAGCCGACCGGCGGTCGTCAGGAGGGCGCGCACATCGGACCCGAGCTCCAGCAGGAGGTCGTCCGCGCCCTGGCCCCCGTGCTGGCGTCGTCGACGACCAAGGCCCGCATCTCCGCCATGGACGAGACGAACCCGGGCACCTTCGTGCGGAACTGGATGACCTACCCGGCCGACGTCAAGGCGTCGGTGTCGCAGATGAACGTCCACACCTACGGCACCGCCCAGCGCACCGCCGTCCGCGACCTGTCCAAGTCCGACGGCAAGCCACTGTGGATGTCCGAGGTCGAGGGCAGCTGGGGCAACGGGCAGAGCTTCACCTCGATGGAGCCGGGCCTGGGCATGGCTCAGCACATGACCGACGACCTGCGCGAGCTCGAGCCGTCGGCGTGGGTGTTCTGGCAGCCGGTGGAGGACTACGACAACATGAAGCCCGGCGGCGAGAGCGCCGCCGGCGCGAACTGGGGCTCGATCCAGCTGCCGTTCGACTGCACGGCACAGGACACGCTGCAGACCTGCCCGATCTACACCAACCAGAAGTTCAACACCGTCCGGAACTTCACCCACTACATCCGCCCCGGTGACCACGTCGTCAAGGTCGACGACACCAGCACCGTGGCCGCCGTCCGCGCCTCCGACCGCACCGCCACCCTCGTCCACACCAACGGCGCGAAGACCGCGCAGGACGTCACGGTCGACCTGTCGAAGTTCCGGCACATCGGGCCCAAGGCCGCGGTCACCGCGGTCGTGACCGACGCCAGCGGCGCCCTGGTGCAGCAGACGCCGGTGCCGGTCGAGGGCACGAGCGCGACCGTGCGGGTGCCGGCGGAGTCGGTCACCACCCTCGTCGTCTCGGACGTGCGGGACGTCGCCAAGGACGCCGCCACGTTCCAGGACGGCCACCTCTACCGGTTCACCGGCGTGCAGAGCGGCAAGTCGCTCGACGCCGAGGGCACCGGCCTGGTCATCCGCGGCACCGACGGCGCCAGCGGCGACCAGCTGTGGACCGTCACCCCCGTCACCACCGGCGTGAGCAACCGCGAGCGCTACCAGCTGCGGTCCCTCGACGGCCGCCAGGTGGCCCTGCGCGACGGCTCGCTCGTCCTCGAGACGGCCCAGCCGACGCCCGACCGCGCGGCCCAGTGGTACCTGTCCACGACCGGCGACGGCACCTGGACGATGGCGAGCGCCACCGGCCCCGGCGACATCGAGGTCGGCGGCCAGGCCACGGCCGACGGGTCCGCGGTCGGGGTGTGGCAGCCCAACTCCGACACCAACCAGCGCTGGCGGCTGACCGACGAGACCGTCCGCGGCGTGACCGACGTGCAGGCGTTCACCCTGCCTGGCCTGGCACCCACCCTGCCCGAGACGGTCGTGCCGGACCGGGCCGGCGGCTCGGCCCGGGCGATCCCCGTGCAGTGGCGCGCCGTCCCGGCAGTCCGCTGGCAGCGGCCCGGCCAGGTCTTCGTCTTCGGCACCGCGACCGACCCGGCAACGGGCACCGAGTACCCCGTGCGGGCCGTCGTCACGGTGGACACGGTCTCGACGACGCAGCCGGCCAGCGCGCGGACCTACGTGGGTGGGACGCCGGACCTGCCTGCCACCGTGCAGGCCACGTCGGACCGGTATGCCGCGGAGGTCACCCTCCCGGTGCGCTGGGACACCGGTGGCGCCACCTACGACGCGGTCGGCCAGGTGACGGTCCCCGGCACGGCGACGCTGCCCGACGGCTCCACGGTCACCGCGACCTGCGTCGTCACGGTGACCGAGCCGGTGGAGGCGAACGCCGCGCTGGCGCCCGGCACGACGGCGACCGCCACCTACACCGAGCCGGGCTACTCGCCGCAGGGCGTGGTCAACGGCAACCTCACCGACAAGGCGTGGTCGAACTGGCGCTCGGGCTCCCAGCGTCCCGGCGACACCCTCACGGTGACGCTGCCCGCGCCCCGTGACGTCAGCCGCGTGGTGACCCGCTTCTACCAGGACGGCGGCAACGTCAGCTACGCCACGTCGCTGCGGGTCGAGGCGCTGGTCGACGGCGCGTGGAAGGCCGTCTCCGGCGACGTCGCCGTGCCGCAGACCGGACCGGCCGCCCCCGTCGTGTCGGTCCCGGTGACGCCGGTCCGCACCACGGCGGTCCGGGTCGTCATGACGGCGAGCAGCTACATGACGGTCAGCGAGGTGGAGGTGATGGCCAAGTCGGCCGCTCCGGCCGCCCCCTGA
- a CDS encoding LacI family DNA-binding transcriptional regulator yields MADVARLAGVSAQTVSRVSNGEPNVVEATRQSVLRAMQELGYRPNSAARALKRGEFRAIGVITFTLATTGNVRTLEGIVASAAAQDYAVTLIPVGAPTQDAVRGAFTRAGELAVDAVVAIMETHLVGDAPAFFPAGVKVVVADSDDAGDRHPVVDTDQRAGAAQAVAHLLGLGHGTVHHVAGPESSYAAQRRRDAWRQGLEGAGRPVPEVLHGDWTPESGHELGLRLADDPTCTAVFAANDQMALGVLRAMHERGRVVPRDVSVVGFDDIPEAASFIPPLTTVRQDFEQIGSLCVERVLGQVRGTGPSTGTTLVPTELVVRASTAPPPAG; encoded by the coding sequence ATGGCGGACGTGGCGCGGCTGGCCGGCGTGTCCGCGCAGACCGTCTCGCGGGTGAGCAACGGCGAGCCGAACGTCGTGGAGGCGACGCGGCAGAGCGTGCTGCGCGCCATGCAGGAGCTGGGCTACCGCCCCAACAGTGCGGCCCGGGCCCTCAAGCGTGGCGAGTTCCGCGCCATCGGTGTCATCACCTTCACCCTCGCCACGACCGGCAACGTCCGCACCCTCGAGGGGATCGTCGCCTCCGCGGCGGCGCAGGACTACGCCGTCACGCTGATCCCCGTCGGCGCGCCGACCCAGGACGCGGTTCGGGGCGCGTTCACCCGCGCCGGCGAGCTCGCGGTCGACGCGGTCGTGGCGATCATGGAGACGCACCTCGTGGGCGACGCCCCGGCCTTCTTCCCGGCCGGGGTCAAGGTCGTCGTGGCCGACTCCGACGATGCGGGCGACCGGCACCCCGTCGTCGACACCGACCAGCGGGCCGGCGCGGCGCAGGCGGTCGCGCACCTGCTCGGGCTGGGCCACGGGACCGTCCACCACGTGGCCGGGCCGGAGAGCTCGTATGCCGCCCAGCGCCGCCGGGATGCGTGGCGGCAGGGCCTGGAGGGGGCCGGGCGGCCGGTGCCCGAGGTGCTGCACGGCGACTGGACGCCCGAGTCGGGCCACGAGCTGGGGCTGCGGCTGGCCGACGACCCGACCTGCACCGCGGTGTTCGCGGCCAACGACCAGATGGCGCTCGGCGTGCTGCGGGCGATGCACGAGCGGGGACGCGTGGTCCCGCGGGACGTCAGCGTCGTGGGCTTCGACGACATCCCCGAGGCGGCGTCGTTCATCCCGCCGCTCACGACCGTCCGACAGGACTTCGAGCAGATCGGGTCCCTGTGCGTCGAGCGGGTGCTGGGCCAGGTGCGAGGCACCGGTCCGTCGACCGGGACGACCCTCGTGCCCACAGAGCTCGTGGTCCGCGCCAGCACCGCCCCACCGCCGGCCGGCTGA
- a CDS encoding aldo/keto reductase, which translates to MQQRVLGDLKVSAIGLGGMPMSIEGRPDRERSVATIHAALDAGVTLIDTADAYHRDAGEVGHNESLIAEALKSWGGDTSSVVVATKGGHLRPGDGSWTVNGDPAYLKQAARDSAKRLGVEAIGLYQFHRPDPKVPYAESVGALAELLDDGVIARAGISNATVAQIDEANEVLGGRLVSVQNQFSPKFLSSRGELDHCAELGIAFLPWSPLGGISDASELGSRHAAFADVAKAHDVSPQQVALAWELSLSEVVLPIPGASRPTSIQDSVKAADLVLGADELERLNAAG; encoded by the coding sequence GTGCAGCAGCGTGTGCTCGGCGACCTGAAGGTCAGCGCGATCGGGCTCGGCGGGATGCCGATGTCCATCGAGGGCCGGCCCGACCGCGAGCGGTCCGTCGCCACCATCCACGCCGCCCTCGACGCCGGTGTCACCCTCATCGACACGGCGGACGCCTACCACCGCGACGCCGGCGAGGTGGGCCACAACGAGTCGCTGATCGCCGAGGCCCTGAAGTCCTGGGGCGGCGACACCTCGTCCGTGGTGGTGGCCACCAAGGGTGGCCACCTGCGACCCGGTGACGGGTCGTGGACCGTGAACGGCGACCCGGCATACCTCAAGCAGGCCGCGCGCGACTCGGCGAAGCGGCTGGGCGTCGAGGCCATCGGCCTCTACCAGTTCCACCGCCCGGACCCGAAGGTGCCGTATGCCGAGTCCGTCGGCGCGCTGGCGGAGCTGCTCGACGACGGCGTGATCGCCCGCGCCGGCATCTCCAACGCCACGGTGGCGCAGATCGACGAGGCGAACGAGGTCCTCGGTGGTCGGCTCGTGTCCGTGCAGAACCAGTTCTCCCCGAAGTTCCTCTCCAGCCGCGGTGAGCTCGACCACTGCGCCGAGCTGGGGATCGCGTTCCTGCCCTGGAGCCCCCTCGGCGGCATCTCCGACGCGTCCGAGCTCGGGTCGCGGCACGCCGCGTTCGCGGACGTCGCGAAGGCGCACGACGTCAGCCCGCAGCAGGTGGCGCTGGCGTGGGAGCTGTCGCTGTCCGAGGTCGTCCTCCCGATCCCCGGCGCGTCCCGCCCGACGTCCATCCAGGACTCGGTGAAGGCGGCCGACCTCGTGCTCGGCGCCGACGAGCTCGAGCGCCTCAACGCCGCGGGCTGA
- a CDS encoding NAD(+) synthase yields the protein MDSGAASQDFRSAYRHGFARVAACTLPVSAADPARNAEAIVEQVRRHHDDGVAVTLFPELSLSGYSIDDLFMQDVLLDAVDRAVVTIANATKGLRPLVVVGAPLRSGSRIYNCAVVIQGGYVLGVAPKAHLPTYREFYEARQFASGAGIRGTVLTRPHWPGADEDGDIPFGVDLVFRAADLPDLAVHAEVCEDMWVPVPPSAKAALAGATVLVNLSASPITVGRAEDRHLYARSASARCSAAYLYAAASRGESTTDLSWDGMTMAYEMGRLLGQTERFPESAQATVVDVDLDGIRQERLRQGTFEDNRRAEWIGEEDGELFRAVEFTLDPPRGDIGLRRKVDRFPFVPDDEARLAQDCYEAYNIQVSGLEQRLRSIGNDTWQPKIVIGVSGGLDSTHALIVAAKAMDRLGRPRTDILGFTLPGFATSKGTKENAIHLMESLGITWEELDIRPAATQMLKGLGHPAGDGEEVYDVTFENVQAGLRTDYLFRAANQRGGIVLGTGDLSELALGWCTYGVGDQMSHYGVNAGIPKTLIQHLIRWVVASGQFEGEVNDTLTTIVDQEISPELVPVAEGEAMQSTEDAVGPYALNDFTLYHVLRWGYRPSKIAFLALHAWADAEAGEWPAGFPEDRRVAYDLATIRRWEEAFLTRFFANQFKRSALPNGPKVVAGGSLSPRGDWRMPSDVTGRAWLEELRANVPEA from the coding sequence ATGGACTCCGGAGCCGCCAGCCAGGACTTCCGCTCGGCCTACCGCCACGGCTTCGCCCGGGTCGCGGCGTGCACGCTCCCCGTCTCCGCCGCCGACCCCGCCCGCAACGCCGAGGCGATCGTCGAGCAGGTGCGCCGTCACCACGACGACGGTGTCGCGGTGACACTGTTCCCCGAGCTGAGCCTGTCGGGCTACTCCATCGACGACCTGTTCATGCAGGACGTCCTGCTCGACGCGGTCGACCGCGCGGTCGTCACCATCGCCAACGCCACCAAGGGTTTGCGGCCGCTCGTCGTCGTCGGCGCCCCGCTGCGCAGCGGCAGCCGGATCTACAACTGCGCCGTCGTGATCCAGGGCGGATACGTCCTCGGCGTCGCGCCCAAGGCACACCTGCCCACCTACCGCGAGTTCTACGAGGCGCGCCAGTTCGCCTCCGGCGCCGGCATCCGCGGCACGGTCCTCACCCGCCCGCACTGGCCGGGCGCGGACGAGGACGGCGACATCCCGTTCGGCGTCGACCTCGTGTTCCGCGCCGCCGACCTGCCCGACCTCGCGGTGCACGCCGAGGTGTGCGAGGACATGTGGGTGCCGGTGCCGCCGAGCGCCAAGGCGGCCCTCGCCGGCGCCACCGTGCTGGTCAACCTCTCCGCGTCGCCCATCACCGTGGGCCGCGCCGAGGACCGCCACCTCTACGCGCGGTCCGCCAGTGCGCGGTGCAGCGCCGCCTACCTGTATGCCGCGGCCAGCCGGGGCGAGTCCACGACCGACCTGTCGTGGGACGGCATGACGATGGCCTACGAGATGGGACGGCTGCTCGGGCAGACCGAGCGGTTCCCCGAGTCCGCGCAGGCGACCGTCGTCGACGTCGACCTCGACGGCATCCGGCAGGAGCGGCTGCGCCAGGGCACGTTCGAGGACAACCGGCGCGCCGAGTGGATCGGCGAGGAGGACGGCGAGCTGTTCCGGGCGGTCGAGTTCACGCTCGACCCGCCGCGCGGCGACATCGGCCTGCGGCGCAAGGTCGACCGCTTCCCGTTCGTCCCCGACGACGAGGCGCGGCTCGCGCAGGACTGCTACGAGGCGTACAACATCCAGGTCTCCGGCCTCGAGCAGCGCCTGCGCTCGATCGGCAACGACACGTGGCAGCCCAAGATCGTCATCGGCGTCAGCGGCGGCCTCGACTCGACGCACGCGCTCATCGTCGCCGCCAAGGCCATGGACCGCCTCGGCCGGCCGCGCACCGACATCCTGGGCTTCACCCTGCCCGGCTTCGCGACGAGCAAGGGCACCAAGGAGAACGCGATCCACCTCATGGAGAGCCTCGGCATCACGTGGGAGGAGCTCGACATCCGCCCGGCCGCGACCCAGATGCTCAAGGGTCTCGGCCACCCCGCCGGCGACGGCGAGGAGGTCTACGACGTCACGTTCGAGAACGTCCAGGCCGGCCTGCGCACCGACTACCTCTTCCGCGCGGCGAACCAGCGCGGCGGCATCGTCCTCGGCACGGGCGACCTCTCCGAGCTCGCCCTCGGCTGGTGCACCTACGGCGTCGGCGACCAGATGTCGCACTACGGCGTCAACGCCGGCATCCCGAAGACGCTCATCCAGCACCTCATCCGCTGGGTGGTCGCCAGCGGCCAGTTCGAGGGCGAGGTCAACGACACCCTGACCACGATCGTCGACCAGGAGATCAGCCCCGAGCTCGTCCCCGTCGCCGAGGGCGAGGCCATGCAGTCCACCGAGGACGCCGTCGGCCCCTACGCCCTCAACGACTTCACGCTCTACCACGTGCTCCGCTGGGGGTACCGGCCGAGCAAGATCGCGTTCCTCGCCCTGCACGCGTGGGCCGACGCCGAAGCCGGCGAGTGGCCTGCCGGCTTCCCCGAGGACCGCCGGGTCGCCTACGACCTGGCCACGATCCGGCGCTGGGAGGAGGCGTTCCTCACCCGGTTCTTCGCCAACCAGTTCAAGCGCTCGGCGCTGCCCAACGGCCCCAAGGTCGTCGCCGGCGGGTCGCTGTCCCCGCGCGGGGACTGGCGGATGCCGTCGGACGTCACCGGCCGCGCGTGGCTGGAGGAGCTGCGGGCGAACGTCCCGGAGGCGTAG
- a CDS encoding nucleoside deaminase, which produces MTLTDTDLDHLRRCVELAAEALDAGDEPFGSVLVAGGERVAEDRNRETTLADPTRHPELELARRGAELLTPEERAGATVYTSGEHCPMCAAATGWVGIGRVVYAVSTEQYAGWLRGWDAGPAPVAALPVQAVAPGVAVEGPAEELTDEVRELHRRLQAQRRGIPLESLA; this is translated from the coding sequence ATGACCCTGACGGACACGGACCTGGACCACCTGCGCCGCTGCGTCGAGCTCGCCGCGGAGGCGCTCGACGCCGGGGACGAGCCGTTCGGCTCGGTGCTGGTCGCCGGCGGCGAACGGGTGGCCGAGGACCGCAACCGCGAGACCACGCTCGCCGACCCCACGCGGCACCCGGAGCTCGAGCTGGCGCGCCGGGGGGCGGAGCTGCTGACGCCGGAGGAGCGCGCCGGCGCCACGGTCTACACCTCCGGTGAGCACTGCCCCATGTGCGCCGCCGCGACGGGGTGGGTGGGCATCGGCCGCGTCGTGTATGCCGTGTCGACCGAGCAGTACGCCGGCTGGCTGCGCGGGTGGGACGCGGGCCCGGCGCCCGTGGCCGCCCTGCCCGTGCAGGCGGTCGCGCCGGGCGTGGCGGTCGAGGGTCCCGCCGAGGAGCTCACCGACGAGGTGCGCGAGCTGCACCGCCGGCTGCAGGCGCAGCGGCGCGGCATACCACTGGAGTCGCTGGCCTGA
- a CDS encoding FAD-binding oxidoreductase gives MTIELTTSDLRAESLRDLRDAEVQLPGDPGYDAARMPWNVAVDQRPAAVATPTDVAGVQRVVRAAAAAGLRVAPQGTGHNAGPLAAHGLGDVVLLRTSAMTRVSIDSARRIARVESGALWEHVTEPAADAGLAALHGSSPDVGVAGYSLGGGIGWYARQLGLATNSLTAVELVTADGELVRADANRNPELFWALRGGGGSFGVVTALEFRLFPIESAYAGMLIWDREQAEPVLRRWAQWAPEAPDEVTTSFRVLNLPPIPEIPEMLRGRSIVMVNGAVLGSDERGAELIAGLRDLRPEIDTFGRVPARSLVRLHMDPEGPTPSVTDATMLRALPDAAVDAFLAEVGPGSTTSLLTAELRQLGGALGREDEQGGALKRLDGQFIAFGAAIAATPEMAAQGEVDAARLVRAVQPWASGRRYLNFAEGAVDARSGYDERAWLQLKAIRTAVDPRGVFLGNHRIPRLVEDGRVTD, from the coding sequence ATGACCATCGAGCTCACCACCTCGGACCTGCGCGCCGAGTCCCTCCGGGACCTGCGCGACGCGGAGGTGCAGCTGCCCGGCGACCCCGGCTACGACGCCGCGCGGATGCCGTGGAACGTCGCCGTCGACCAGCGCCCCGCTGCCGTCGCCACCCCGACCGACGTCGCCGGCGTGCAGCGGGTCGTCCGCGCCGCCGCCGCAGCCGGACTGCGGGTCGCGCCACAGGGCACCGGCCACAACGCCGGGCCGCTCGCCGCGCACGGCCTCGGCGACGTCGTCCTGCTGCGCACGTCCGCCATGACCCGCGTGAGCATCGACAGCGCCCGCAGGATCGCCCGCGTCGAGAGCGGGGCGCTGTGGGAGCACGTCACCGAGCCGGCCGCCGACGCCGGCCTGGCCGCCTTGCACGGCAGCAGCCCCGACGTGGGCGTCGCCGGCTACTCCCTCGGAGGCGGCATCGGCTGGTACGCCCGCCAGCTCGGCCTCGCCACCAACAGCCTCACCGCCGTCGAGCTCGTCACGGCCGACGGCGAGCTCGTCCGGGCGGACGCCAACCGCAACCCCGAGCTGTTCTGGGCCCTGCGCGGCGGCGGCGGCAGCTTCGGCGTCGTGACGGCCCTGGAGTTCCGGCTCTTCCCGATCGAGTCGGCCTACGCCGGCATGCTCATCTGGGACCGCGAGCAGGCCGAGCCGGTGCTGCGCCGCTGGGCGCAGTGGGCGCCCGAGGCGCCGGACGAGGTGACCACCTCCTTCCGGGTCCTCAACCTGCCGCCCATCCCGGAGATCCCGGAGATGCTCCGCGGCCGCTCCATCGTCATGGTCAACGGCGCCGTCCTCGGCAGTGACGAGCGGGGCGCCGAGCTCATCGCCGGCCTGCGCGACCTGCGGCCCGAGATCGACACGTTCGGACGCGTGCCGGCGCGCTCCCTGGTGCGGCTGCACATGGACCCCGAGGGCCCGACCCCCAGCGTCACCGACGCGACCATGCTCCGTGCGCTGCCGGACGCCGCGGTCGACGCGTTCCTCGCCGAGGTGGGCCCGGGCTCGACGACCTCCCTCCTCACGGCCGAGCTCCGCCAGCTCGGTGGCGCGCTGGGCCGCGAGGACGAGCAGGGCGGTGCCCTCAAGCGTCTCGACGGGCAGTTCATCGCCTTCGGGGCGGCCATCGCCGCCACGCCCGAGATGGCGGCGCAGGGTGAGGTCGACGCGGCCCGGCTCGTGCGGGCCGTCCAGCCGTGGGCCAGCGGTCGGAGGTACCTCAACTTCGCCGAGGGCGCCGTCGACGCCCGCTCGGGCTACGACGAGCGGGCCTGGCTGCAGCTCAAGGCGATCCGCACCGCGGTCGACCCGCGGGGCGTGTTCCTCGGCAACCACCGCATCCCGCGGCTGGTCGAGGACGGGCGCGTCACCGACTGA